In the Methanothermobacter sp. K4 genome, TCATGTAGGTCTTGGTGCCAAGTATGGCCTCCTCTCTGCCGCAGCGGGTTATTATGGTGCTCTGAGACTCAGAGGCCATGGTGCTTTCAGGTTCATTTGTTATCGTAACCGTTTTAAGTCCAAGTTCAGTGGCCCTCCTAAGTGCTGCAACTGTATCTGCTGTCTCCCCGGACTGGGACGTGAATATAACCACAGAGTCCCTTTCCTCAATCTTTCTGTGGTAGTAGAACTCATAGCCTGTCATGACATCAATGTTAAGCTCATAGTTCATATTAACTGCGTCCCTTGCACTGTAGCATGTGGATAGTGAACTTCCACATCCAACAAGGTATATGCGTCTGCAGTCAGCAATCTCATTTGATATCTGGGACATTCTGTCCCCCTCAGCTTTAAGGGTTCTTTTAAGTGACTCTGGCTGTTCCATGAGTTCTGTGTACATCCGGTACTTCATCTCATCTCCCCAAAAGTTTTTTATAATCCTCAGCTATTCTAATGGCCGCCTCTGCAACCTCAACTGCGTCCTTTCCGGTGAGAACAACCATTGGCTCCTTACCCCATGCACCCCTGTGGTATACGACATCAGGAGGCGATTCTGAGTTTCTTATGGCCTCCTCAACACCCCATGGTATGGTGCCACCTTCCATTTCCCGCACAGCTGGTGGTTCCCTGCTCCGGTCATATGATGAGACCACCATTCCATGGTCCTCACAGATATCAATTATACTTTCATCAAATTTAATATTAATGGCGCTTCTCTTCCAGGGAAAGTGCCTGTTGAGGGCTATTATGAAGCGTGCCATGTGGGATGACGCCCCAAATTCAGGTTCCCTGCATGCGAAGGCCCTCCCACGGAACTCGGTGATTCTGCCGGGTACCGCCACAACATCCTCGGGGTCGCGGGGGTTTTCCCTTGCCATTACAAGGTTGGACCTCACCTCGGGTATGAGAATCCCGAAGCATTCAGAGGATGATAGCATCTCAAGGGCCAACTTAACGTTCTCTATTTCCATGATATCACTCAAAGAGAATATTCCAGTAAAATAGTTATAGGGAGACCATTAATTTATAAGTATAAGTTTTGAGGTGTCAGTATGGAGAAGGTAAAGGAGTTCAGGGGTATAAAGGAGCATCTCAGCGTATTCAGGAAGGCTGTTAAGGATTCTGAGAGGATAGGATTTGCAGGCGTACCAGGGGTCTGCACGCCCTTCGCCCAGCTATTTGCATATGCCTCGAGGGACAAGGATAACATATTCATACCCAACACTGACTTTGAAAGGGCAAGGACACTGAAATTAACAGAGTACGGTGTTGAGCTTGGTGAAATAGAATCAGAAAAGGTTGATGTCCTGGTGCTGCTGGGGGGACTCTCAATGCCAGGTATCGGGTCGGACATTGAGGATGTTAAACGGCTCGCTGATGAGGCCCTTGTTGATGGCGGGATGCTCATGGGGCTCTGCTACATGGACATGTTTGCCAGGGCCGGATGGTACGACCTCCTGGACTTTGACTGTGTCATAAACGCAGATATAGAGGGTTTTGTCCTCAGAAGGTGATGGGTATCAATTTGAAGAGAAAACATGAAGATGGTGGGGCATCCGAGGGCACAGTGTACACCCCAGAATCCAGTCTGATGGCCCTTGATATGGTCCCTGGACAGCTATATGAGACCATAGTTGTAACATGGGATGAATCGATGAGAGGAAACGCGGCCCCCATCGGAGTCCTCTGCACCGGTGAGAGAAGCGTGACCCTCTACCTGTACCCTGGAACCCACACACTTGAGAATATACTCAGAAACAGAAAATTCACGGTGAACGTAACCCTGGATCCCCTCATCTTCACCGAGGCCACCCTGGGTGAGCTTGGAGATGAGATGTTCTCATCCCACAGGGGATACCTTCACCTCCAGGGCGCCGATGCATTCTTCACCGCAGAGGTTGATTCCGTTAAGAGGGTGGTGAGGACTGACAGGTACGGTGAAACAGAGATCCACATCGTGAATGCCAGAATCCCTGAGATTTTCAGGGGTGAAGATTTCAGGATCGTCCTCAACAGGGGAATATACGCTGTTATAGAGTCACTCATAAATTATACCCGGGCCGGCTTCATAGACCCCCGCGACCTGATGGACAGAATCCGTGAAATGAACAGGGTTGCAAGGAAGGTTGGGGGACCCCGTGAACGGGAGGCCATGAAAAGGATAATAAGGGAACTTGAATCGAAGGTGTTTAAGTGATCACCACTGAATACATCCAGAACTAAAAACCAGGACCCGGTCATCACCCAACAATAACATCTACGAACTCATATCATCGTCGATGTTTACCCTAATCGTCGTCTGATCATCACCCAACAATAACATCTACGAACCTGAATTCATCCACACTGAAGAGGCCCATATCACCTATTTTCAATTCAGGGATAACAAGAAGTGATAGGAACGACATGGTCATGAATGGGGCACCCAGAGTGCAGCCAAGTTCACGCACGAAATCGTTGAGGTCCTCCATCATGGATGCAACCTCCACTGCACTCTCATCTGACATTAGACCCGCAACAGGGAGTTCAAGGATCCTTTGATCATCCTCTGAAACAGCAACAAGACCCCCGCCTGTTTTTTTGAGTATATCGACCGCCCTCTTCATGAGTCCCGAATCCAGGCCCACTGTGATGACATTGTGTGAGTCATGGGCCACCGTTGAGGCAATGGCCCCTTCCTTAAGTCCGAAGCCATGAACAAATCCATTGGAGATGTTTCCCTTACCATAACGATCTATAACCGATACCTTAAGTACATCCAGGGATGGGTCAGGGGCTACGAAACCATCATTCACCTCAAGTCTCTTCTGTAACTCCCCTGTCACTATCTGGCCATCAAATACATGGATGACCCTAACAGTGACCTCATCATCATCTGACCTCACCTCAAGATCCTCTGCAGTGAAATCTACGATTTCAAGGCGGTTCATCTTCCTGCGACCGGTTTTAGGGGCTCCCAGACATCTTCCATTCTCTGCAACGATCCTTCCATCAATGTATACCCTCTTAACATTGAAGTCCCTGAGGTTATCAACAACCACCATGTCGGCTGCCCTTCCAGGTGCTATAGCCCCTGTGTTGAGGTTGTAGTGATCTGCAGGGTTCACGGTGGCCATCTGCACGGCTTTAACAGGGTCAACACCATATTCAACAGCCCTCCGGAGTATCCTGTCCATGTGACCCTCCATGAGGTCCGCTGGGTGGATATCATCTGATACCAGGAAGTCACAGTCGACGGCTGCAAGGTCCCGGAGGTTCCTTGCGCTGGAACCCTCACGCGCCATTATCTTCATTCCAAGTTCCCTCTTCTCAAGGGCCTCGGCGGGGCTCACGCATTCATGTTCGGTGGATATGCCTGCCCCTATGTATGCACACAGTTCATCGCCTGATAGGAGGGGTGCGTGGCCGTCCACCGGCTTATTGAGTTTCTTCGCAGCATCTATCTTTTCCATTACCTCCCCATCACCTGCTATAACACCTGGAAAGTTCATCATTTCGCCCAGTGCCACCATAGAGTCCCTTGAAAGGAGATCCTCTATCTCCCTGGCCGAGAGTTCTGCGCCTGATGTCTCAAAGGGTGTTGCAGGTACGCAGGATGGTGCCGTGAAGTAAAATTTAAGGGGTGCACTTGATGCATCCTCCAGCATGAACTCAACCCCCTCAACACCCATAACATTGGCTATCTCGTGTGGATCAGAAACAACAGCAGTGGTACCGTGGGGGATTGCAGCGGCGGCAAATGATGATGGGGTGAGCATTGAGCTTTCGATGTGGACATGGGCATCCACAAAACCCGGGAGGATTATATCGGTGAAGTTCCCCTCAACCCTCCGGACACATGTTATCACGCCACCGGAAACTTCAACCTCTGCAGGGTATATGTCCCCGGTAAAGACGTTTAGGATGT is a window encoding:
- a CDS encoding DUF2124 family protein; this encodes MEKVKEFRGIKEHLSVFRKAVKDSERIGFAGVPGVCTPFAQLFAYASRDKDNIFIPNTDFERARTLKLTEYGVELGEIESEKVDVLVLLGGLSMPGIGSDIEDVKRLADEALVDGGMLMGLCYMDMFARAGWYDLLDFDCVINADIEGFVLRR
- a CDS encoding DUF447 domain-containing protein translates to MGINLKRKHEDGGASEGTVYTPESSLMALDMVPGQLYETIVVTWDESMRGNAAPIGVLCTGERSVTLYLYPGTHTLENILRNRKFTVNVTLDPLIFTEATLGELGDEMFSSHRGYLHLQGADAFFTAEVDSVKRVVRTDRYGETEIHIVNARIPEIFRGEDFRIVLNRGIYAVIESLINYTRAGFIDPRDLMDRIREMNRVARKVGGPREREAMKRIIRELESKVFK
- the ade gene encoding adenine deaminase, giving the protein MIRGNILNVFTGDIYPAEVEVSGGVITCVRRVEGNFTDIILPGFVDAHVHIESSMLTPSSFAAAAIPHGTTAVVSDPHEIANVMGVEGVEFMLEDASSAPLKFYFTAPSCVPATPFETSGAELSAREIEDLLSRDSMVALGEMMNFPGVIAGDGEVMEKIDAAKKLNKPVDGHAPLLSGDELCAYIGAGISTEHECVSPAEALEKRELGMKIMAREGSSARNLRDLAAVDCDFLVSDDIHPADLMEGHMDRILRRAVEYGVDPVKAVQMATVNPADHYNLNTGAIAPGRAADMVVVDNLRDFNVKRVYIDGRIVAENGRCLGAPKTGRRKMNRLEIVDFTAEDLEVRSDDDEVTVRVIHVFDGQIVTGELQKRLEVNDGFVAPDPSLDVLKVSVIDRYGKGNISNGFVHGFGLKEGAIASTVAHDSHNVITVGLDSGLMKRAVDILKKTGGGLVAVSEDDQRILELPVAGLMSDESAVEVASMMEDLNDFVRELGCTLGAPFMTMSFLSLLVIPELKIGDMGLFSVDEFRFVDVIVG
- a CDS encoding thiamine-phosphate synthase family protein — encoded protein: MEIENVKLALEMLSSSECFGILIPEVRSNLVMARENPRDPEDVVAVPGRITEFRGRAFACREPEFGASSHMARFIIALNRHFPWKRSAINIKFDESIIDICEDHGMVVSSYDRSREPPAVREMEGGTIPWGVEEAIRNSESPPDVVYHRGAWGKEPMVVLTGKDAVEVAEAAIRIAEDYKKLLGR